One Spodoptera frugiperda isolate SF20-4 chromosome 10, AGI-APGP_CSIRO_Sfru_2.0, whole genome shotgun sequence genomic region harbors:
- the LOC118277297 gene encoding piggyBac transposable element-derived protein 4-like, giving the protein MVKKFFADKGIQCLDWPGNSPDINPIENLWSICITRLRTMDCTTKTKLIESVIAVCFSKKYHRVQINLHKGVVSPLLNKGHTLVMDNFYNSPLLARTLKTQKTDVMGTIRLNREFVPDSLRSKNKSNMRTGEVAFSQTRDLTISAWKDGNVVTLISTYHPVEVSGKEKYGYSKYKPKVVLDYNLSMGGVDKKDQLLQAFPIERVRNINWYKKLFRRLLNVSIHNAFVMFPKPSLMAQRQFRVLLADEIIQRFRPPKVQQPLPTRHFPTKTNKRKSRCKWCRLKNKDSCTSFKCCTCDVNLCIIGCFEDYHVAQGITE; this is encoded by the exons ATGGTGAAGAAATTTTTCGCTGACAAAGGTATACAGTGTTTGGATTGGCCTGGTAATTCACCTGACATCAATCCAATAGAGAATCTGTGGTCGATTTGTATAACCAGGCTCAGGACGATGGACTGCACGACCAAGACGAAACTCATCGAGTCAGTTATTGCAGTATG tttttccaaaaaatatcACCGTGTTCAGATTAATTTGCACAAGGGTGTAGTAAGTCCATTACTAAATAAGGGGCATACATTAGTTATGGACAACTTTTATAACAGTCCCCTCTTGGCTCGCACCCTCAAGACTCAAAAAACAGACGTGATGGGCACCATCCGTTTAAATCGCGAGTTCGTTCCCGATAGTTTGCGAAGCAAAAATAAGTCAAATATGAGGACCGGGGAAGTGGCGTTTAGCCAGACTCGGGATCTCACAATATCGGCGTGGAAGGACGGGAATGTGGTAACTTTGATATCTACATACCACCCGGTAGAGGTCAGcggaaaagaaaaatatgggTACTCCAAGTACAAACCTAAGGTAGTTCTAGACTACAACCTTTCTATGGGAGGCGTCGACAAAAAGGACCAACTTTTGCAGGCGTTTCCCATAGAAAGGGTAAGAAACATCAACTGGTACAAGAAGCTGTTCCGCCGGCTTCTAAACGTGTCCATCCACAACGCGTTTGTGATGTTCCCGAAACCATCTTTGATGGCACAGCGGCAGTTCAGAGTACTATTGGCGGACGAAATCATACAAAGATTTCGTCCACCAAAAGTACAACAGCCGCTGCCCACAAGGCACTTCcccacaaaaacaaataagagGAAGTCACGTTGCAAGTGGTGCAGACTTAAAAACAAAGACTCTTGTACATCGTTTAAGTGTTGCACTTGCGACGTGAACCTGTGCATAATCGGTTGCTTTGAAGACTATCACGTTGCTCAGGGAATCACAGAGTGA